From Demequina capsici, one genomic window encodes:
- a CDS encoding aspartate aminotransferase family protein yields the protein MAITLDRSRIARLIEEQSALLNERTGRSREMYAQASVHLSGGVASSYQGRDPWPIYIDSGSGDRITDVDGNEYYDFHNGFGSMVQGHAHPAIGDALGKRYPLGTHFAAATEDSIVVADELARRWGLPKWRFTNSGSESTMDAIRIARAFTGRDTVMKIFGSYHGHHDTVMVSIGVEYDKIGDRENLASLPYGAGIPQAVVDMTIAVPFNDAPAMERRIERLAAEGRLPACVIMEAAMMNLGVVLPEPGYLEAVREITAKHGIVLIFDEVKTGLTIAPGGATEKFGVTPDLVTLAKALGGGLPSGAIGGTEEVMAVVESGKVYQVGTYNGNPLSMAAARASLFEVLTPAAYERLAELNDRIVNGCQAVIDKYDLPGYAVGIGSKGCVTFATEKIVDYETFKGAQDVPLSELAWLWNMNHGIFMTPGREEEWTMSVVHSDQAVDAYIAAFDSLAAALTEAGA from the coding sequence ATGGCAATCACGCTCGATCGTTCGCGCATCGCCCGCCTCATCGAGGAGCAGTCGGCGCTCTTGAACGAGCGCACCGGCAGGTCTCGCGAGATGTATGCGCAGGCCTCGGTCCACCTCTCCGGCGGAGTCGCCTCGAGCTATCAGGGTCGCGACCCGTGGCCCATCTACATCGACTCGGGCTCGGGCGACCGCATCACGGACGTGGACGGCAACGAGTACTACGACTTCCACAACGGCTTCGGGTCGATGGTGCAAGGCCACGCGCACCCGGCGATCGGTGACGCGTTGGGCAAGCGGTACCCGCTCGGAACGCACTTCGCCGCGGCGACCGAGGACTCGATCGTGGTCGCCGACGAGCTGGCCCGTCGCTGGGGCCTTCCCAAGTGGCGCTTCACGAACTCCGGCTCCGAGTCCACGATGGACGCGATCCGCATCGCCCGCGCCTTCACCGGGCGCGACACCGTGATGAAGATCTTCGGCAGCTACCACGGTCACCACGACACCGTGATGGTGTCGATCGGCGTCGAGTACGACAAGATCGGCGACCGCGAGAACCTCGCGTCGCTGCCGTACGGTGCGGGCATCCCGCAGGCTGTGGTCGACATGACGATCGCCGTCCCGTTCAACGACGCTCCAGCGATGGAGCGCCGCATCGAGCGCCTTGCCGCCGAGGGCCGTCTTCCCGCCTGCGTGATCATGGAGGCGGCGATGATGAACCTGGGCGTCGTGCTCCCGGAGCCCGGCTACCTGGAGGCGGTCCGCGAGATCACCGCCAAGCACGGCATCGTCCTCATCTTCGACGAGGTCAAGACGGGCCTCACGATCGCGCCCGGTGGCGCCACGGAGAAGTTCGGTGTCACGCCTGACCTGGTGACGCTCGCCAAGGCTCTGGGCGGTGGCCTGCCGTCGGGCGCGATCGGCGGCACCGAGGAGGTCATGGCGGTGGTCGAGAGCGGCAAGGTCTACCAGGTAGGCACGTACAACGGGAACCCGCTGTCGATGGCCGCCGCCCGCGCCTCCCTCTTCGAGGTGCTCACGCCCGCGGCGTACGAGCGTCTGGCTGAGCTCAACGACCGCATCGTGAACGGCTGCCAGGCCGTGATCGACAAGTACGACCTGCCGGGTTACGCCGTCGGCATCGGTTCCAAGGGCTGCGTCACGTTCGCCACGGAGAAGATCGTGGACTACGAGACCTTCAAGGGCGCCCAGGACGTGCCGCTGTCCGAGCTCGCGTGGCTGTGGAACATGAACCACGGCATCTTCATGACGCCAGGTCGTGAGGAGGAGTGGACCATGTCCGTCGTCCACTCGGACCAGGCGGTCGACGCGTACATCGCCGCCTTCGACTCGCTCGCCGCGGCGCTCACGGAGGCCGGCGCCTGA
- a CDS encoding NAD(P)/FAD-dependent oxidoreductase — MTVEASRTTVFEREPADPAVVREALAGSRLTPFWLDGLERPDHAPLAGVVEADLVVVGGGYTGLWTAVLEKEQRPDSRVVLLEAERIGWAASGRNGGFCEASLTHGRENGESRWPDEIERLEELGLENLDQIAATVDRYGMDVDFERTGALTVAVEPHQIDWLGEAAYDADGTRALVDSPTYLAGELDREGCALVHPGKLAVELARVAVELGVVIHERSAVTELCDGGVKTGRGEVRAARTVLATNVFPSLLKRNALMTVPVYDYSLMTEPLSAEQRASLGWEGRQGVADMANQFHYYRLTADDRLLFGGYDAVYHPGRKVKEAYQDRPESYERLMGHLLTTFPQLEGVRISHRWAGAIDTCTRYCAYFGTARKGTVAYAAGFTGLGVGASRFAARVMLDLLSGHETELTRLEMVRERPLPFPPEPLAMVGIGMTQWSLNQADHREGRRNALLRTLDRLGLGFDS, encoded by the coding sequence ATGACCGTCGAGGCCTCCCGCACCACCGTCTTCGAACGCGAACCCGCCGACCCCGCGGTGGTGAGGGAGGCCCTCGCCGGCTCCCGCCTGACCCCGTTCTGGCTCGATGGCCTCGAGCGCCCCGACCACGCGCCGCTGGCGGGAGTCGTGGAGGCGGACCTCGTCGTCGTCGGCGGCGGATACACGGGCCTCTGGACCGCGGTGCTGGAGAAGGAGCAGCGTCCCGACTCGCGCGTGGTCCTGCTGGAGGCCGAGCGGATCGGCTGGGCGGCGTCGGGTCGCAACGGCGGCTTCTGCGAGGCGAGCCTGACGCACGGCCGCGAGAACGGCGAGAGCCGCTGGCCCGACGAGATCGAGCGGCTCGAGGAGCTGGGCCTCGAGAACCTGGACCAGATCGCGGCGACGGTCGACCGTTACGGCATGGATGTCGATTTCGAGCGCACGGGAGCGCTCACGGTCGCCGTCGAGCCGCATCAGATCGACTGGCTGGGGGAGGCGGCGTACGACGCCGACGGCACGAGGGCGCTGGTCGACTCGCCGACCTACCTGGCGGGCGAGCTCGATAGGGAAGGGTGTGCGCTGGTGCATCCCGGCAAGCTCGCCGTGGAGCTGGCGCGCGTGGCTGTGGAGCTGGGCGTCGTGATCCATGAGCGGTCCGCCGTGACGGAGCTGTGCGACGGTGGCGTGAAGACCGGCAGGGGTGAGGTGCGTGCCGCTCGCACCGTGCTGGCCACCAACGTCTTCCCGTCGCTGCTCAAGCGCAACGCGCTCATGACGGTGCCCGTGTACGACTACTCGCTCATGACCGAGCCGCTGAGCGCCGAGCAGCGGGCATCGCTCGGGTGGGAGGGGCGTCAAGGAGTGGCCGACATGGCGAACCAGTTCCACTACTACCGGCTCACGGCCGACGACAGGCTGCTCTTCGGCGGTTACGACGCCGTCTACCACCCGGGCCGCAAGGTCAAGGAGGCGTACCAGGACCGACCCGAGTCCTACGAGCGGCTGATGGGTCACCTGCTCACCACGTTCCCGCAACTCGAGGGCGTGAGGATCTCGCACCGCTGGGCGGGCGCCATCGACACCTGCACCCGCTACTGCGCGTACTTCGGCACGGCTCGGAAGGGGACGGTCGCGTACGCTGCAGGCTTCACGGGTCTGGGCGTGGGGGCGTCGCGTTTCGCGGCGCGCGTGATGCTGGACCTGCTCTCGGGTCACGAGACGGAGCTCACTCGGCTGGAGATGGTGCGCGAACGGCCGCTGCCGTTCCCTCCGGAACCTCTCGCGATGGTAGGGATCGGCATGACGCAGTGGTCCCTCAACCAGGCCGACCATCGTGAGGGACGCCGCAATGCGCTCCTGCGGACTCTCGACCGGTTGGGCCTGGGCTTCGACTCGTGA
- a CDS encoding cupin domain-containing protein codes for MLLEPGRSVAVVELSVPLEALPDSQVESGSPLAGAVALTEVGGVEVGVWEHTPGVSTDVEVDEVFVVLSGRATIDFTDGSAPALVVGPGSIVRLAEGQTTRWTVTETLRKVYIA; via the coding sequence ATGTTGCTCGAGCCCGGTCGGTCGGTGGCGGTGGTCGAGCTGTCGGTGCCGCTCGAGGCGCTGCCCGACTCGCAGGTCGAGTCGGGCTCTCCGCTCGCGGGAGCAGTCGCGCTGACGGAGGTCGGCGGCGTCGAGGTGGGTGTGTGGGAGCACACGCCTGGCGTCTCGACCGACGTCGAGGTCGACGAGGTCTTCGTGGTGCTGTCAGGCCGGGCGACGATCGACTTCACCGACGGCTCGGCTCCTGCGCTCGTGGTGGGGCCGGGCAGCATCGTCCGTCTCGCCGAGGGTCAGACGACGCGGTGGACCGTGACCGAGACGCTGCGGAAGGTCTACATCGCTTGA
- a CDS encoding PucR family transcriptional regulator, which produces MDVPRPTLRALLSRHGLDLRLASDPADLPADALDREIRWVHSSDLLDPTPFLSEGLVLLTTGTQFADADSDADYDAYVERLRRRGVLGLGFGTEVVRDGIPAPLLRACRIHAIPVWEVPYRTPFIAVARANAEAVAAAAYARRTWALDAQRAVAVAALGRRGTDAVIAELSRRLDAWVAVVDAGGRFLHEHPAGRLDADAAARVRVEAVGLTARRVAAGGSFTVGDTPVTLQTLGHGGGQGVLAVAASLDEQARSVVTTAAAIAGAAGERRADVDHGREVLAAGILAAIDRGDDSLARAVADAAGIHLPHPPVAVAVAPHPSPHLMTALSRHPTLLVVRHESEAIILGPPNGAEVALAAVSEPVGMSVAHSWDEYGDALTRARIALTRGRTGLVRFEDSAQLGMLAALGHDDARQLAEATLEPLRAHDREHGTALMPTLIAWMGAECGHDAAARTLEVHRHTVRARIEQAQRLLGLDLTTVAGRSQAWAALTASGALNPAATT; this is translated from the coding sequence ATGGACGTCCCCCGCCCCACGCTGCGCGCCCTGCTCTCGCGCCACGGACTCGACCTGCGGCTCGCCAGCGACCCCGCCGACCTGCCCGCGGACGCGCTCGACCGCGAGATCCGTTGGGTCCACAGCTCCGACCTCCTGGACCCCACCCCGTTCCTGTCCGAAGGCCTCGTCCTGCTCACCACCGGCACGCAGTTCGCCGACGCGGACTCGGATGCCGACTACGACGCGTATGTCGAGCGCCTCCGCCGCCGCGGCGTCCTTGGCCTCGGATTCGGGACCGAGGTGGTGCGCGACGGCATCCCCGCCCCCCTGCTGCGCGCGTGCCGGATCCACGCCATACCCGTCTGGGAGGTGCCGTACCGAACGCCCTTCATCGCAGTCGCGCGCGCGAACGCCGAGGCCGTCGCCGCGGCCGCCTACGCCCGCCGCACCTGGGCGCTCGACGCGCAGCGAGCCGTCGCTGTCGCCGCACTGGGACGCCGCGGGACCGACGCCGTCATCGCGGAGCTCTCACGGAGGCTCGACGCCTGGGTCGCAGTGGTCGACGCGGGCGGCAGGTTCCTGCACGAGCACCCCGCCGGCCGCCTGGACGCCGACGCCGCGGCGCGGGTGCGGGTCGAGGCCGTGGGCCTCACCGCCCGGAGGGTCGCGGCGGGCGGCTCGTTCACCGTGGGCGACACCCCGGTGACGCTGCAGACGCTCGGGCACGGCGGCGGGCAAGGGGTGCTCGCCGTCGCCGCGAGCCTGGATGAGCAGGCGCGCAGCGTCGTCACCACCGCTGCGGCGATCGCGGGAGCCGCAGGCGAACGACGCGCGGACGTGGACCACGGCCGAGAGGTGCTCGCCGCCGGGATCCTCGCCGCGATCGACCGGGGCGACGACTCACTGGCGCGCGCGGTCGCGGACGCCGCGGGCATCCATCTGCCGCACCCGCCGGTCGCAGTCGCTGTCGCACCGCATCCCTCGCCCCACCTCATGACGGCGCTGAGCCGGCATCCCACGCTCCTGGTGGTGCGCCACGAGTCGGAGGCGATCATCCTCGGCCCACCGAACGGGGCCGAGGTAGCGCTGGCCGCCGTATCCGAGCCGGTCGGGATGTCAGTCGCCCACTCCTGGGACGAGTACGGCGACGCGCTCACCCGAGCACGGATCGCGCTCACCCGTGGCCGCACAGGGCTCGTCCGCTTCGAGGACTCGGCACAGCTCGGGATGCTCGCCGCTCTCGGACACGACGATGCGAGGCAGCTCGCGGAGGCCACCCTTGAGCCGCTGCGCGCGCACGACCGCGAGCACGGAACCGCGCTCATGCCGACCCTGATCGCCTGGATGGGCGCCGAATGCGGGCACGACGCCGCCGCACGCACGCTCGAGGTGCACCGTCACACGGTGCGCGCGCGCATCGAGCAGGCGCAGCGGCTCTTGGGGCTGGATCTCACGACGGTCGCGGGCCGCTCGCAGGCATGGGCGGCGCTCACCGCATCAGGCGCCTTGAACCCGGCAGCCACGACATAG
- the gabT gene encoding 4-aminobutyrate--2-oxoglutarate transaminase, producing the protein MSTLEVSAGPTGGPALAQQRRLVTAIPGPRSQELLDRKSDAVARGVAHTVPIAAVAAGGGVVVDADGNSLIDLGSGIAVTSVGNAHPAVVKAVQDQVARFTHTCFMISPYEGYVAVAEALNRLTPGDFPKRSALFNSGAEAVENAVKIARHHTGRAAVAAFDHAYHGRTTLTMALTAKAKPYKSGFGPFAPEVYRAPASYPFRDGLSGAEAAKRAIAVLEKQVGGDQLAAVVIEPVQGEGGFIVPADGFLPAIQDWCRDNGIVLIADEVQSGFARTGTMFASEQFGFTPDLVTTAKGIAGGLPLAAVTGRAEIMDSAGPGGLGGTYGGNPIACAAALATIDAYQSEDLAARAAQIGALMRERLDALKAADPRVGDVRGLGAMMAIELVDPTTGEPDAALAGAVATGAIAQGVIVLTCGTYGNVLRFLPPLSIGDALLGEGLDVVAALLAGGGA; encoded by the coding sequence ATGAGCACCCTTGAGGTATCCGCGGGCCCCACGGGAGGCCCGGCCCTGGCGCAGCAGCGTCGACTCGTCACCGCCATCCCAGGCCCCCGCTCGCAGGAGCTGCTGGACCGGAAGTCCGATGCTGTCGCCAGGGGAGTGGCCCACACCGTGCCGATCGCGGCCGTCGCGGCAGGCGGCGGCGTGGTGGTGGACGCGGACGGCAACTCGCTGATCGACCTGGGCTCCGGCATCGCCGTCACCTCGGTCGGCAACGCCCACCCCGCGGTCGTCAAGGCGGTCCAGGACCAGGTCGCGCGCTTCACGCACACGTGCTTCATGATCTCCCCGTACGAGGGCTACGTGGCCGTGGCGGAGGCGCTCAACCGTCTCACGCCCGGGGACTTCCCCAAGCGTTCGGCCCTGTTCAACTCGGGTGCCGAGGCGGTCGAGAACGCTGTGAAGATCGCCCGCCACCACACCGGTCGCGCCGCGGTCGCCGCGTTCGACCACGCGTACCACGGCCGCACCACGCTCACGATGGCGCTCACCGCCAAGGCCAAGCCTTACAAGTCGGGCTTCGGGCCGTTCGCGCCCGAGGTCTACCGCGCCCCCGCGTCGTATCCGTTCCGCGACGGCCTCAGCGGCGCAGAGGCGGCGAAGCGCGCCATCGCGGTGCTGGAGAAGCAGGTGGGCGGCGACCAGCTCGCGGCGGTCGTCATCGAGCCCGTGCAGGGAGAGGGCGGCTTCATCGTCCCGGCGGACGGGTTCCTGCCGGCGATCCAGGACTGGTGCCGCGACAACGGCATCGTCCTCATCGCCGACGAGGTGCAGAGCGGTTTCGCGCGGACGGGGACGATGTTCGCGTCCGAGCAGTTCGGCTTCACCCCCGACCTGGTCACGACCGCGAAGGGCATCGCCGGTGGGCTCCCGCTGGCAGCGGTCACCGGCCGCGCCGAGATCATGGACTCCGCAGGCCCCGGCGGCCTTGGCGGCACGTACGGCGGCAACCCGATCGCCTGCGCCGCAGCGCTTGCCACGATCGACGCGTACCAGTCCGAGGACCTCGCGGCGCGGGCGGCGCAGATCGGCGCGCTGATGCGCGAGCGGCTCGACGCCCTCAAGGCGGCGGACCCACGGGTGGGCGACGTGCGCGGGCTCGGCGCCATGATGGCCATCGAGCTCGTGGATCCCACGACCGGCGAGCCCGACGCCGCGCTCGCAGGAGCCGTCGCCACGGGCGCGATCGCGCAGGGTGTCATCGTGCTGACGTGCGGCACGTACGGCAACGTTCTCCGCTTCCTGCCGCCGCTGTCCATCGGCGACGCGCTGCTGGGCGAGGGTCTGGACGTGGTGGCCGCGCTCCTGGCCGGGGGCGGCGCGTGA
- a CDS encoding NAD-dependent succinate-semialdehyde dehydrogenase, giving the protein MSAGLLAPAERAVITALPSGLFIDGAWQPASSGKTFEVRDPSTGEVLTTVADASPEDAVRALDAAAGAQDAWAATPPRARAEILRKAFDIVQERKEDLALLMTLEMGKPLAEARGEVAYGGEFLRWFSEEAVRISGRYGLNPEGTGRMVVSQRPVGPSYLITPWNFPLAMATRKIAPALAAGCTVVVKPAALTPLTTLAMVGILEEAGVPAGVVNVITTSSSRGVTAPLLADPRLKKLSFTGSTEVGQALMKQAADRMLRVSMELGGNAPFVVFEDADLDKAVEGALAAKFRNIGQACTAANRFIVHSSVADEFARRVTERVTAMRIGRGTEDGVTIGPLIDDRAVAASLELVDDAVARGATLTTGGTAIDGPGTFLAPTVLTDVQPGSAILANEIFGPVLAIATFEDEDEGVALANATDYGLVSYVYTEDLARGHRMIDRLETGMMGLNAGVVSNAAAPFGGVKMSGLGREGGLEGIHEYLSTKYTLIPVG; this is encoded by the coding sequence GTGAGCGCCGGCCTGTTGGCACCCGCCGAGCGCGCGGTGATCACGGCGCTGCCGAGCGGGCTCTTCATCGACGGCGCCTGGCAGCCCGCGTCGTCAGGCAAGACCTTCGAGGTGCGCGACCCTTCCACGGGTGAGGTCCTCACCACGGTCGCGGACGCGAGCCCGGAGGATGCGGTGCGGGCGCTGGACGCAGCCGCAGGGGCGCAGGATGCCTGGGCGGCCACTCCTCCGCGGGCGCGCGCCGAGATCCTGCGCAAGGCGTTCGACATCGTGCAGGAGCGCAAGGAGGACCTCGCGCTGCTCATGACGCTCGAGATGGGCAAGCCGCTCGCCGAGGCCAGGGGAGAGGTCGCCTACGGCGGCGAGTTCCTGCGCTGGTTCTCCGAGGAGGCCGTGCGGATCTCCGGCCGTTACGGTCTCAACCCTGAGGGCACGGGCCGCATGGTCGTGTCGCAGCGCCCCGTCGGCCCCAGCTACCTCATCACCCCGTGGAACTTCCCGCTCGCGATGGCGACCCGCAAGATCGCGCCCGCGCTCGCGGCCGGCTGCACCGTGGTCGTGAAGCCCGCGGCCCTCACGCCGCTCACCACGCTCGCGATGGTCGGCATCCTCGAGGAGGCCGGCGTGCCCGCGGGCGTCGTCAACGTGATCACGACCTCGAGCTCGCGCGGCGTGACCGCCCCGCTGCTCGCCGACCCGCGCCTCAAGAAGCTGTCGTTCACCGGGTCCACCGAGGTGGGCCAGGCGCTCATGAAGCAGGCTGCGGACCGCATGCTGCGCGTCTCCATGGAACTTGGCGGCAACGCGCCGTTCGTCGTCTTCGAGGACGCGGACCTGGACAAGGCCGTCGAGGGCGCCCTGGCAGCGAAGTTCCGCAACATCGGGCAGGCGTGCACCGCGGCCAACCGCTTCATCGTCCACTCCTCCGTGGCCGACGAGTTCGCACGGCGGGTCACCGAGCGCGTGACGGCCATGCGCATCGGCCGCGGCACCGAGGACGGCGTGACCATCGGTCCGCTCATCGATGACAGGGCGGTCGCCGCGTCCCTGGAGCTGGTGGACGACGCCGTGGCCAGGGGAGCGACGCTCACCACGGGTGGCACCGCCATCGACGGGCCCGGGACGTTCCTCGCTCCGACCGTCCTCACCGACGTGCAGCCCGGCTCCGCCATCCTCGCGAACGAGATCTTCGGCCCCGTGCTCGCGATCGCGACGTTCGAGGACGAGGACGAGGGCGTCGCGCTCGCCAACGCGACCGACTACGGGCTCGTGTCCTACGTCTACACCGAGGACCTGGCCCGTGGGCACCGCATGATCGACCGCCTCGAGACGGGGATGATGGGCCTCAACGCCGGGGTCGTCTCGAACGCCGCCGCGCCTTTCGGGGGCGTGAAGATGTCCGGGCTGGGCCGCGAGGGTGGCCTCGAGGGCATCCACGAGTACCTGTCCACGAAGTACACCCTGATCCCGGTCGGCTGA
- a CDS encoding NAD-dependent succinate-semialdehyde dehydrogenase, translating to MTAYAVVNPATGETLATYPTMTDAEVEVALAAAQTAYRSWARTTTPAERAALIRRVAQLHRERRDELAAIVVREMGKPLSHALGEVDFAADITEYYADNAEKVTGDTPIEILGEGTAVIRRTPIGPLLGIMPWNFPYYQVARFAAPNLAVGNTIILKHAPQCPESAAAIQQMYLDAGFPEGAYVNVYATNEQAATFIADPRVQGVSVTGSERAGAAVASLAGQHLKKVALELGGSDPFIVMSTDDMDAVVANAVEARMDNSGQSCNAPKRFIVIDSLYDEFAEKFTAAVAGTVMGDPFAEDSEIGPLSSLLAAERLQAQVDNAVAQGATLVTGGTRSGAFYAPTVLADVTKDMDVYREELFGPASTLYRVDSEEEALALANDTGYGLGSYVYTTDPEQADRMASGIDAGMVYVNCVLADSPELPFGGVKRSGTSREMGLLAADEFVNKKLVRVAK from the coding sequence ATGACCGCCTACGCCGTCGTCAATCCCGCCACAGGGGAGACGCTCGCCACGTACCCGACCATGACCGACGCCGAGGTGGAGGTCGCGCTGGCCGCCGCCCAGACCGCCTATCGGTCGTGGGCGCGCACCACGACCCCCGCCGAGCGGGCAGCGTTGATCCGACGGGTCGCCCAGCTGCACCGGGAGCGACGCGACGAGCTCGCCGCGATCGTGGTCCGCGAGATGGGCAAGCCGCTGTCGCACGCGCTCGGCGAGGTCGACTTCGCGGCCGACATCACCGAGTACTACGCGGACAACGCGGAGAAGGTGACGGGGGACACCCCGATCGAGATCCTGGGCGAGGGGACGGCCGTGATCCGCCGCACGCCGATCGGCCCGCTGCTGGGCATCATGCCGTGGAACTTCCCCTACTACCAGGTGGCTCGCTTCGCGGCGCCGAACCTGGCGGTGGGCAACACCATCATCCTCAAGCACGCTCCGCAGTGCCCCGAGTCGGCCGCCGCGATCCAGCAGATGTATCTGGACGCGGGCTTCCCGGAGGGTGCCTACGTCAACGTCTACGCGACGAACGAGCAGGCCGCGACCTTCATCGCGGACCCGCGCGTGCAGGGTGTGTCCGTGACCGGCTCGGAGCGCGCAGGTGCTGCGGTCGCGTCGCTCGCCGGTCAGCACCTCAAGAAGGTGGCGCTCGAGCTGGGCGGCTCCGACCCCTTCATCGTCATGTCGACGGACGACATGGACGCCGTGGTGGCGAACGCGGTCGAGGCGCGCATGGACAACTCGGGCCAGTCGTGCAACGCCCCCAAGCGGTTCATCGTGATCGACAGCCTGTACGACGAGTTCGCGGAGAAGTTCACCGCCGCGGTGGCGGGCACCGTGATGGGCGACCCGTTCGCCGAGGACTCCGAGATCGGCCCGCTGTCGTCGTTGCTGGCGGCGGAGCGGCTTCAGGCGCAGGTGGACAACGCGGTGGCGCAGGGCGCGACCCTCGTCACGGGAGGCACCCGCAGCGGAGCGTTCTACGCGCCGACGGTGCTGGCCGACGTGACGAAGGACATGGACGTGTACCGCGAGGAGCTGTTCGGGCCTGCGTCGACCCTGTACAGGGTCGACTCCGAGGAGGAGGCGCTCGCCCTGGCGAACGACACGGGCTACGGCTTGGGCTCGTACGTGTACACGACGGACCCTGAGCAGGCCGATCGCATGGCGAGCGGCATCGATGCGGGAATGGTCTATGTGAACTGCGTGCTGGCCGACAGCCCGGAGCTGCCGTTCGGTGGCGTGAAGCGCTCCGGCACGTCGCGCGAGATGGGCCTGCTCGCGGCGGACGAGTTCGTGAACAAGAAGCTGGTGCGGGTCGCCAAGTAG
- a CDS encoding rhodanese-like domain-containing protein, which yields MKKHLVRAALAGALLTLTVPGLAACSTDDAATVQPADVVFDGSHVDYATFAAATQVSGVTVIDVRTPSEYAAGHIPGAINVDVSAATFPTQIAGLDPSADYAVYCQSGNRSRAAVATMTAAGFTALIGLEGGIGAWKGDVVTG from the coding sequence ATGAAGAAGCACCTCGTTCGCGCCGCCCTCGCCGGCGCCTTGCTCACCCTGACCGTGCCCGGGCTCGCCGCCTGCTCGACCGACGACGCTGCCACGGTGCAGCCTGCCGACGTGGTCTTCGACGGCTCGCACGTCGACTATGCGACGTTCGCCGCCGCGACCCAGGTGAGCGGCGTCACCGTGATCGACGTCCGCACCCCGAGCGAGTATGCCGCCGGTCACATCCCGGGCGCGATCAACGTCGACGTCAGCGCTGCGACCTTCCCGACGCAGATCGCCGGGCTCGACCCGTCGGCGGACTACGCGGTCTACTGCCAGTCGGGCAACCGCTCTCGCGCCGCCGTCGCCACGATGACGGCGGCGGGCTTCACCGCCCTGATCGGCCTCGAGGGCGGTATCGGAGCGTGGAAGGGCGACGTCGTCACCGGCTGA